In the genome of Microbacterium endophyticum, one region contains:
- a CDS encoding dipeptide ABC transporter ATP-binding protein, with amino-acid sequence MSEVTPEPLLSIRDLRVAFDTQEGSREVLHSVSLDVFPGETVAIVGESGSGKSTTASAVISLLPGTGHVTSGSITLAGRELTTLTPRQMENVRGREIGYVPQDPMSNLNPVWSIGFQVKEAIRANGIATNRKDVEARAIEVLQQAGLADAAKRLHQFPHQFSGGMRQRALIGIGLAADPKLLIADEPTSALDVTVQRVILDHMASLTREKSTSVLLITHDLGLAAERAEKIIVMQHGEIVESGPSREILQNPIHPYTKKLVAAAPSIASQRMAAVATPREHIVAAATDAAPAIRVSDLTKEYKIRMGSFKSESFRAVDEVSFEIPKGKTLALVGESGSGKSTVAKMVLRLEKPTSGAIEIDGVDIASMPNREVFDLRRRLQPVFQDPYGSLDPQRNIGNTISEPLEIHKVGDKKSHRERVRELLDQVSLPQDLATRYPSELSGGQRQRVAIARALALKPDIVVLDEAVSALDVLVQDQILQLLAELQSELGLSYLFITHDLAVVRVAADTVSVMERGRIVEQGSVDEIFSNPAEEYTRKLLDAIPGATIPLGGNL; translated from the coding sequence ATGAGCGAAGTAACGCCGGAACCTCTGCTGAGCATCCGTGACCTCAGAGTCGCATTCGACACGCAGGAGGGTTCGCGCGAGGTTCTCCACAGCGTGAGTCTCGATGTTTTCCCCGGCGAGACCGTCGCGATCGTGGGCGAGTCCGGCTCGGGCAAATCGACAACGGCATCCGCTGTGATTTCACTTCTCCCCGGAACGGGCCACGTGACTTCGGGCTCGATCACTCTTGCGGGTCGCGAACTCACCACGCTGACACCGCGTCAGATGGAGAATGTCCGCGGTCGCGAGATCGGCTACGTGCCGCAGGACCCGATGTCGAACCTCAACCCGGTGTGGAGCATCGGGTTTCAGGTGAAGGAAGCGATTCGGGCTAACGGAATCGCCACCAACCGAAAAGACGTTGAGGCGCGCGCCATCGAAGTCCTGCAGCAGGCGGGCCTCGCGGATGCCGCGAAACGCCTGCATCAGTTCCCGCACCAGTTCTCCGGCGGTATGCGCCAGCGCGCGCTCATCGGTATTGGGCTTGCCGCAGACCCGAAGTTGCTGATTGCGGATGAGCCCACCTCGGCACTTGACGTGACCGTGCAGCGCGTGATCCTCGACCATATGGCGAGCCTGACACGGGAGAAATCGACGTCGGTGCTGCTGATCACCCACGACCTCGGGCTTGCTGCAGAGCGTGCCGAGAAGATCATCGTGATGCAGCACGGCGAGATCGTGGAGTCGGGTCCGAGCCGGGAGATCTTGCAGAACCCGATTCATCCCTACACGAAGAAGCTCGTCGCCGCTGCGCCATCTATCGCATCTCAGCGGATGGCAGCCGTCGCGACTCCGCGCGAGCACATAGTGGCCGCGGCGACCGATGCGGCACCCGCGATCCGCGTCTCGGATCTCACCAAGGAATACAAGATTCGGATGGGCTCGTTCAAGTCCGAATCTTTCCGCGCTGTCGACGAGGTGTCGTTCGAAATCCCGAAGGGCAAGACTCTTGCTCTGGTAGGGGAGTCCGGTTCTGGAAAGTCGACTGTTGCCAAGATGGTGCTTCGACTCGAGAAGCCGACAAGCGGTGCCATCGAGATCGACGGCGTCGATATTGCGTCGATGCCGAACCGCGAGGTATTCGATCTCCGACGCAGGCTCCAGCCGGTTTTCCAGGATCCTTACGGCTCGTTGGACCCGCAGCGGAACATCGGCAACACGATTTCTGAGCCGTTGGAGATCCACAAGGTCGGCGACAAGAAGTCCCACCGGGAGCGAGTGCGCGAATTGCTCGACCAGGTGTCGCTTCCGCAAGACCTGGCGACTCGTTATCCGAGCGAGCTCTCGGGTGGACAGCGTCAGCGCGTCGCAATTGCGCGTGCGCTCGCGTTGAAACCCGACATCGTTGTGCTCGATGAAGCAGTTTCGGCCCTTGACGTGCTCGTTCAGGACCAGATTCTGCAACTGCTCGCAGAGCTGCAATCAGAACTGGGCCTGTCGTATCTCTTCATCACACACGACCTTGCCGTTGTGCGTGTGGCGGCCGACACCGTGAGTGTTATGGAGCGCGGCCGCATCGTCGAGCAGGGGAGCGTCGACGAGATCTTCTCGAACCCCGCCGAGGAATACACTCGCAAGCTGCTCGATGCGATCCCGGGTGCCACGATCCCGCTCGGAGGGAACCTCTGA
- a CDS encoding PH domain-containing protein: protein MLRPASSAVMLAVVALIAAALLIDAGVRAGIADLLLLAPWLLLMVWGAYVASFASHIRVDTSGVSVQNFLRRTWIPWRDVTDVVLRWQLEFVLTDGSKITGMGGPAVGAIARTRGGGRGERDAEVVREFWRRADDLADAPQKSRSWDVPAIVALAVILVWAAIAILVAGSPA from the coding sequence GTGCTCCGGCCGGCGTCCAGCGCGGTGATGCTTGCCGTCGTCGCGCTTATCGCGGCCGCCCTTCTGATCGATGCGGGAGTGCGCGCCGGCATCGCTGATCTCCTGCTGCTTGCCCCATGGCTTCTGCTGATGGTGTGGGGTGCATACGTTGCATCGTTTGCATCCCACATCCGGGTGGATACATCAGGGGTGAGTGTGCAGAACTTTCTGCGACGGACGTGGATTCCGTGGCGGGACGTGACCGACGTCGTCTTGCGCTGGCAGCTCGAGTTCGTTCTCACCGACGGGTCGAAAATCACGGGTATGGGTGGCCCCGCCGTGGGCGCTATCGCACGCACGCGGGGCGGTGGCCGCGGAGAGCGAGACGCCGAGGTCGTTAGGGAATTCTGGCGCCGAGCCGACGACCTGGCTGACGCTCCACAAAAATCCCGCTCCTGGGACGTGCCGGCAATTGTCGCGCTGGCGGTAATTCTGGTGTGGGCCGCCATCGCAATCCTGGTCGCTGGCTCACCCGCTTAA